The genomic stretch tgatgaacaattggtgaaaatgataaagtGTTTCAGCACTTGGTGAAAATACTGATGAAAATGAGTTGTTTTCGTCTTGACGGGTCGTGGGCCGGTATGGTACGGAAAAACAATGTGTTTGACGAGCTGGTACGACAAAAAACTGGCCCATGGGGTGTGCCTTGAGCCGAAGGCTAGACACGAAGACCGTAGAGGTACGACCCGCTAGGCACGATGGCCCATAGCGTCTCGACGACCTATGACACAGCACGGCACGATGCCGGGCTATGCCGGCCCGGCCTAGCCCGTTGGACATATATATGATTGAGGCATCGCGCCTCTGATGAATTAAGTGTTAAGATCGGAATATAAGTTACCACCAAAGCGTTCAGGATGGTCTTAGTGTTTTAGGATTGAGTATATATTTTCCTACTATGTTTACATGGCTAGACCAAATTACTAATTAAGTTTGGTATATGCTTGGATGATCATGCAGCATATGGGCTACACTTTCAGTGCCATCCAAGTCGGAGCTTGAGGACTTtgacaagggccttgtttagttccaaatttttttgcaaaatgagcactgtagcattttcgtttgtatttgacaaatattgtccaatcatggactaactaggctcaaaagatttgtctcgtcattccgaccaaactgtacaattagtttttatttttgcctatatttaatactccgtgcatatgtctaaagattcgatgtgacaggaaatctgaaaaattttgcaaaactttttgggaactaaacaaggccaagatcTTCAACGGTGACCTGTCCCTCTTTGCGGACGGTGGAAATGACTCATTCAGACAGCCATGAAGACGCAAGGACACCTCCTAGGTCACACTGTTGCGTCATTTTTGGTTGTTTTTCATGTATGTAATATCGAAACTAGAGATCTTTTGGTAGGATGGTCTAGTTATGGTGGTTTTAGGTCAACCTCATTCGACGCTCCATAGAGGCGCATTGTCTGTATACTTAAACTCttcttcttaactaatacacaAATCTTTTGTATATTTCAAGAAAAAAAGGAAATTTTCAACTAGATCCATTGCTGCGCGTCAACAACTCCGCAAGGCGAGCTCTTTACGGAATGATTTGGCTCATAGATTGGATTCtaattaaaaatatattttttataaaagatatataaataaaaatatacttAAAATAGATTTTTTAGATAAGGAGCAATttaaatataattaattttaACATGTTGCactataaaaaaattataactaAAGAAAATATAATTGCTTCCACAGAAGAGAGGCATAGAAACGGAAGCTTCAATCACTGTGAAACCACTCGACACTTAAAAAACTAAAGAAAACACAATTTAGCCTTGTGGTCGGCCTTACCATTCAGCACTCTATACACTTGTGTACATCCTTTTAAAGCTGACCGACACTCCACTCATCTCCATTGCTTTGGATTACATTTGATGAGATTGAGAGTGCTCTAGTGCATTTGCATTGTCAATTTGCATCTCGTGGCTCTAGTTGAGCATCGCGGTTacagttttcttgttactcttgctgACTTTTGTCACATAAGTGGCTTGGAGCTTGGAGGATCATTTAGGGGCTTGTGGTGATTGTTTGCTGCCTCCACTTGAGTTGATTGTAAGGGGCATTGTGCTCATCCTTGCGGAAGATCATGAAGACCAATTCTAGTGGAATGCTCGTGGTTAGTTAGAGTGTCCATTGTGTTCGATTCTTGCGGCACTCAAGTTATGGGTCTAACTTGAGTGGCTACTTAGCATGAGAATCATCACTTTGAGACATGTCAAAATGAGGACGTAAGTTGCAGCAAGGAACCGAACTTCAGGAATAAATCTATGTGTTCATCTCTTGTCTGGTTCGGTATCGAGCTCTACATTTGTTCATTTACATTGGTATATTGCTTGTGTGGTAGTTGTTTGTTAGTTGTAGCTCTCTAGTTAATTATAGTTCTAGTAGTAGAGTAGCTAGTTTAGTTGGCTAGAGTATATTTTGAGCATGTTTGCTACTCTAAAAAGTCATGActgaaaatactgttcgctgatttatttatGAGAAAACACTGTTGGCTGGTAGAAAAATTTACGGTTTATAAGATAAGCAAACAGAGTTGTTTCACTAGTAGCTCTTGTGTGGTGAAGTGATTAGTGTAGAAATCAATAGCTACTAGTAAAATTGTGTGGGAGCTTGCTTGGATGAAACAGAGCCAGGCAAAGTAGTGGCTATTAGGCTTGTTATTTTTTACGAACCACTCGGATGATCTAGTGTTTGTGAGGTAGCCAAACTCGTTTGCTTTCTTTCACCGCTCGATCAGAAGATGCTACTCTCCTGTCCCATCCAGGAACATGTCGGTACAGGCTTTGTTGTTGATTAAAACAGTCGGCGGTGCAGTGGTGCAATCGACAGCTAGCCGTGAGGGCATCCGATTCGCTAATTAGCGTTCATCACCGTAACCCAGCATGCATGCTTTTGGCTTGACAACAGACATGTCGCGCTACCAGGAATTGAAGAGTCAACAACTAATACACGTACGTAATCAATCGTCACTGAAAAGCTTCTAATAATTGATGAGAATCTATGCATGCTGTTCGTCCAAAATAAAATGGTCTACATATGCACATTAGGcatgaaataaaaatatgtgTACGATTAACTCACAGTTAGCTTGCATCCTTGACCGTACGATACTGCTTTCTCTCTTTCTGTGTTCACAAAGGAATGTTGGAGAGCTAGAGCTAGCTTTTGCTAACtattccctccgtccacgaataAACGAACATCTCATTTTTTGATTTGACTAgaaatatatattaaataatatcaatatttgtATCTATAAATAAGATGCTCAATTTAATAATACATAttatatatgataaatattagtatattttttatatattttatcaAACTTAAAAAGATTTAACTCTTCAAAAAATGTGtatttagggcttgtttggcacagctcaacttcactagtaaagctgtttttttagaaaatagtttcatgagtgactttctagatgaagctgagctgttttggaaaaagtgtttggcaaaatagcttcaccaactacttcatgcatagttgagggagagaaatgagggagaagatgcaataagctacttttttctagcttcatccaacttatgtctttgtgagagaaggagaaaaacagcttcacccataaagctgttttggaaataaatatttggcaaaaaaaacagctcacaacaggtCATGAAggtgttgtgagctgtaccccGGAGCAGCTGCTGCCGGCGAGGGACAAAAATATCATCGATGGACCTCAGAATCCTAATGAAATGGGGCTGCATGATCTATGTTGACACGCACGAACCAAAGTTGGAGACGACAGCGGATCGGATCGGATTGATGTGGCGCGCTGATCCGACGTTCCAATCCTCCCAAGTGGGCTGCCCGGCCGGCTCTGCCTGCTGGTAACGTACCTGTCGTACGTCTCCACTCTCGACAGCTACCCGGACCCGGACTCATCACGTCGATGCTTACGGCTTCGCTTCCCAGGCAACCATTGGCCGGAACGCTTCTTAATTACCTGAAATACTTTTGCTAATTTATTATACACAATCTAATTCAGCTGGAACCATTTCTAGACGGATTTCGGCCTAACCGAACGAGCCCTAAATCCTTTTACTATGCATCCGTTCCGGATGTGCATCGTTGGAGTTGGTAACTTTGTTTGTGGTACTTTTTTATGTTGCTGACTTTGCATGGTTTAGCTTGGCTAATTAATTCACTTGTTTCTTATACGTATACTACATACATACCCTGATCAGATAGATGTTGTGGTTTACTATACGTGGGAAGCACTACATGTACAGGTACAATGCATGGTCAGTCATTTGTTTtttgaaaaatgaaaaaaaaacaaggttGACAATATTTTCTTCCCTTTACATAACcattctattattattattactatataGATGGATACACTCATTGACATGGGTGCATTGACTTCAGCAAGCATTGTAATATATAGACCAATAAGCTGTGCTAGGAACTGCAAGtgcatagttatatatataagaaatGCAAAACATTGTTGCGAAATGCAATAGCGCAACAACGAACAaaatttatctatttctgctggGTATATATACTATTTGTATAAAAACGGATACACTCAATGACACGTGTGCATGATATTTCAAGCACTATAATCCAAATGGACATCCGGATATTAGCTTTACTATACTATGTGCTAGCTAGCCATAGGAAGCGTGTACATACTAAGAAAACAAGCCACTTATTATATAGTTTCTTGTTTTAGATCTGTCCACCTCTGGTTTGTCCAAGTTTAGTTAGTATCCAGGCCATTACTCCCACACAAGAAAGTATAACAAAAGACAAACAAATGGAGGCCGTCAACAAACTGCTAACTGACTCACAATTCCCATCCACAAATTTCCAGGTGCTCAGGTTGTGGACCAAATTAGTTCTCTGTTTTCAGATAAGAACATCAATGAACCCTATTGGTTTCCTGTATGTTGATGGGCATTTGTATTATTGTCTCAGGATGTTTGTTGTTCCCATGCCATATCTACAGTAACTGATCAAGACACTGATAACAACAATTGCATCCAGGAATACCGCCAATTTCATGTTGAAATTTCTACGGTATGCATATGGATCCCATCCACATTACACATATTCGAGACATTGAATAGCATATTTGATTGAAACAGATATCGTTCTTTTCATGGCATCAGCCATGTCATGATTGTCATGATGTTTTGACACAAACATTTAGTCACTATCTTGACTAGTATAAtgtccgtgctaacgctacggcgtcatcttaaagatacacatataaacaatcaaACAATAAATTTTTCCACAGTTCAACTTTACACAATAGTATATTGCAAaactaaaataaatcataaaacaGAACAATAAATCAACTAATGAAAAAAATACAAATTCAGTCTCGCAGAAATTAGTCACTTCATATAGAAAAAATAGACAGGCCCACACAACACTACTAAGAAGGGTACTAAAGTTCATAAACCACAGTTAGTATAAACAATAGTTTATGGCCGAGACACCGGACAGGGCTTTCTTCGGGCATGCTGCCACTCCACTCTGCAATGCATCCTTCAAATAGAAATCCCTACCACCAGACACATTGGCCCCTGCAAAAATGTAAATAGGCAAAAGGTTGTGAGAGACAAACTTGACAACCTGTTCCATAACTGTTCTTATTCACAGCAAGAACGCAAATAAACACAAGCACATCCAAATTAGTTGAAGCAGGTTGATTGTTCGAAGCATATTGAATATATAAAACGTATTTATACTAAAATAGGACTACATATTCTCTATGAAAGGATTGTTAAGTTAATGGGGGCTGCACAAAATCACATGCAGCCATACCAGAATACCAACAAGGAATAAAACTATCAAGTTACTCTAGAGATCTAGTTTATATTGTTTTGTGATTATGCAAGCAACACTTACCTATCTAGCTGAGATTACCCAACAAAGCTTAAGCTCAATAGGAACATTAGTAAGTTGCAATGCCTAAATTCTATAATACTACTTTCCATATATCCCATAAAAGGAAATCAGGTTCCATTTTCTGAAAGCTGACATTAAGATGCATGTAATGTTGCGTAGACCAAAAAAATTGTAATTGTGGCTTGTACACATTTTTAAGCATCCTAGTCATTCTGGGAAacaaaatcagaggatgctgaGGATGGTGCTCTTGCTACACATCAATTTAAAGCCCTTTTGGTATGAATAGGCAAAAATATACCAAATTGAATTGTCAACCTAAAAGCAATCATAGCCACCAGctaacaatttttttttaatttttgaaaagaaCATTGTCCAACTAATAGCTAAGAGGAAATTACAACAACACAAAATAAGCCTATTACCAAATAAATGTCTACCATTTCTATGAAAAAGCCAACGGTGTCCTTGCTTTTTTAGACCGACTGCAAAAAATAAACACGCATCACCTTATATGACTGGTATACTTCTTGAACATACCACTGCAAATACAGTTTCAAGAAGAATAGTTTTGATTGGTTTCTATATGCATATCCACAATAAAATAAAACTTACAGTGTCTACACTTCTACTAATTTATACATGTCGCAATGGCAATTTTATTGTAGTATAATCTAATTACAATTTCagaaaaaaatcataaacatTATCCCTTTTTTATCAGCAAAAGATGCCTTCTTCGTGCAGCTCATAATAAGAGAAAAATATCAGCGATCAAGAGTGAAACAGGGGTCAAAACTTTGGTTAGATATAGTCACCTAGCAGCTAATCCTAAATCACACATTACACATTTCTTTGAACCTACTACATGATAATAATCACCTCGCAGGGAATGCTTGTAGTATGCATTCTAGTGCAGGTGATGTATAGCATGCTATTAAATCATCATAAACCTGAATTAAGCATCTAAAATCTATCGGACAACAATCAGTAACAGCATAGAGATTGTTTGATTTAATTTTCGGCACTGCTTGCCTCTGGTAAGGACTAAACTCAAATACAATTTTACACAGCTAATAACAAACACATGAGAACATTAGTCAGTATCTCTCTCCAAAGCTCCTCATCGACTCAGTGGCCATTAGCCGCCTCCACATCCAGCTTTTCAGTCGCTTCCTAGCAGGCCTCAAAACTAAATGGAACATCAAAATTTGGCATGGTGAAATATCAAACGTATTTTTCTCATCGCTCAAGAAGGCGTCCCCTCCCGAAAAAAATGACCAACGAAACCCGCCTCGATTCGTGGGCAGTGTGATGGTCACCTACCTTATGGCGTGCCTGGGTGCGGAGGCCGCCACGGCTACAGAGGAGGGGCCACCATGTTCCCGACCTCGATCCCCATGCTCCCAACAAATTCCTATGTATATTTTTTTGGGTCCACAATGGTTGAAGGCTCTCAACGGGGGACATTTTCTCGAGGGAACCTAGTATAATTTTGATTGGTCCATTATAGTAGAGGTTTGGACTTGGtccattatagtagagattttTATTCTATGAATATGCATTTGTGTGGTGAATACCTGGAGTCCCAAAATTTTGCCTTAGGGAGCAGTAGCTCATTAGTGTCTTTATTTCTGAACCAAAATTATTAATAAGTACTTTCAAATATTCAATATACTATGAATATGCTTATGTGTGGTGAATTTATATACTGGAGTATTATATATACAATGAAAAAAAACATCTCTACTACTTACAGAAGGTGCCCAAGTAGAGATCCTTCTTGTTCTATGTTGGTGATGCCTCCTCAATCCAAGCGTACTTGTGTTTGTTGATGCCACTATATGAAATTATATCGGCACGCAGCAGGCAAATTGAATGGATAAATGAGGATTTAAAAACAAAGAGATCTTCCTTAAGTTGTAGTGACTAATAATCTGTCACAGCAAATAAAGGATTAGACCCTGCCGTGCTTTGTTCCTTAATAAGAGAATTTTAAAGTTACAatgccaaaaaaaaatcaattgtACCCAAGAAACATCTAGTAACTAATTTTTTAAATCTTCGCACATTTCAGTAGATTAATGTTTGAAATGAAGTAAACATTACGTAGTAAGAAAATGTCAATAGGCCTGATCTGAAATGTTTGTGAACATCAGTTGCATATTTCTAAAGGCGTAGATTCTAAATATTCTCAGCAAATTTGCATGATGTTTCATGAATCAGAGCACATGTCTACTTTTCATTGACCGTGTTACCCTGTATGTAGGCATTTTCTCAAACATTTGGCAGGCTACACCCATGTCAAGAACCGTTTCTTACCGGAGGTCGCACAAGGTATCATTGAGCTAGTCCGACATTGACGCCGCTTCTTTTCCTTGGTCACCTTTGTCATGTGCGCCCAGCGTGAGCAAAGGCCAATCACCACGTTTCGTCAGCCACCGTGCCATGGAGCTGCAGCCGCTGCTCTTCCCTCCGCTCGTCCTCGGCCAGCGAGCCGACAGGACAATACCGCCTCTGCTGGCCACGAGCATCGCGCAACCGCCCCTCGTGCCATCCTGGCCAAGCCCATCGCCGCTAGAAGCTTAAAATTCTTGTGACTTGAGTGCCAGGGCGAGCATCCCGCGGAGCCACCAGCCGCGCCGACGCCGCGCAACGCTTGCGCTCGGAGAGATTCCTGTGCGTATTCCATGGGGAAGTTGAGTGTGGCGACGAGCCCTAGATGGATACGGCCGCCTGTTCATAGGCCATCGTGGCGGCCTCGGTGCTATCGAAGTTCGTGTGGAGTGACGGATCTCTGCCGCAAACCTTCCCACGGCTGCATCCACACCCAGATGAACGTGCCCTTTGCCATTTGCGGCGCGCCAGGGCAGGCGCGACCGGAGCCGTGGTCGAGGAGAGGTCTTACTTGGGATTAGGATTTGGGAATCCGATGAGTCGCGGTTGTTGGAAGGTGGAGGAGGGACGAGTCGCAGCACTGGCGAAAGAGCAGCGCGAGATGGAGCCGGCGGCACAGGATGAAGGCGCCCGAGAATTCTTTTCGGATGAAAATTAAAAATTAAATGCGGGCGCAACAGCGAATCGAACGCTGGATGCGTTGGGTGGTGTCGCGTGTTTGAAGCCCTCATGTGTGGGAGGGAGGGCGCGGGTGAGAAGCCTGGCTTCAAACATTCAATCCTGGCCATCAATTTTGGTGTAGGTGTTTATTAACCCTTGATTTTAATAGAGGTAGATTTCTGTGTACATTTTTCTGGGTGCACGATGGTTGAAACTTCTCAGTGGGGGACATTTTATTTGGGGGATCTAGTATAATTTTGATTGGTgcattatagtagagatttgTCCAACAAAATAATACATATCAATAACAATGTAATGTCTGATTTCATTAATGTTGATTTACTTTAGCTATATTCTAGTTATATGGAGCAAATGCCAGACTATGAAAATAATGCATAGCATCTTGGTGATTACAATACCTTTTGAATGTTAGGATGTATCCAATTGTTTATTTTTAGGGTTAATTGGATACACACCACTGTAAATTTCATGTTTTTGATTCACACCATTACAATTCGTCAAACCGGCCTGGTGCCATTGCAATTTCGCGGTTGTTTGAAAAACGCCATTATGTACGCAAGATGCTGTCGTGGATCCACTGTCAGGCTCTTGTATTTCCGTATTGCCAATTTTGCCCTTCACTTCGTTCCCCAACCCGAAAGGATAAGCCGCCGTCGCGACCTCCTGCAACGCGAGTTTCTATCTGCCTCCCCGACTCGTTCCTCACTTCGTTCCCAATCTGTAACCCTAGACGGCAGCGCGACCCCCTGCCTCAAGTACGACGGCGAGGCAGTCTGTGCCGGCGGTCTCCGGCGAAGGAGTGGTGCTGCCGCGACGGTCCATGAAGGGCAGAACGGTTGTCGTGGCGGTCCAGTAGGCGGCGATGGCTCACGTTGGCGCAACGGCGGCGGCACCGGAGGTCGGCGGCGGCTTGGTCGCCGACGGCTCGTCCAAGGACGACTCCAGGTATGCTGTTTTGAAGTAGAACTCATACTCTGTTGGAAGTTTTATATTGAGTCATGTAAACTTTCCTGTAATCTCATGCAGAGTTTCTAGTAGGGTTCAAATTGATAAGGTACTGTTCTTGCTTTCTTTCTAGTGTTCCGATTCGATCATGACTGCCTTGTTATCCTTTGTTTTGTGCTAGGATGTTTTCGTTAGAGATCAAAGTTGAGGCCTTTATGATGAAAGACAGTGAAGGGAAAAAATCTTACTGATGCAGATCCTGATGAGATAAGGGTCCTCCATGATCCTGAGAACCCAAGAATAGAGAAGGGTGCCTTATTTCCTGACATAATCACCTTCAGAAAAGCAATAAGGCACTATGCAGTGAAGACAGGTTTTGTGCTTGCTCCTGGCATCAAGACTGACCCTACTAGGTATATTGCAAGGTGTAACCACCCTGGCTGTCCTTGGCGTATTCATGCTTCAAGGATTCATGATCAAAAAACTATACAGGTATAAACTTGTTTTTGTATTCATGtattaaatttattttggaTGTGCATACTACTAATTCATGCTTGTCTTTTGTTCAGATTAAGACCCTACCTTTTGAACATAATTGTCCAACCACAAAGCTTGTTGTAAACAAAATGGCTTCTCAAGACTGGGTGTCAGATAGACTGAAAGACTGGTTGAAGAAGAATCCAAGCAAGCGTCCAAAGGCAGCAAAGGAGAAGGTTGAGGGAGATTATGGAATAAAGCTCAAGTACAGCAAGCTATATTCTGGTGTGCAGCAAGCACTGCAGCATATTCATGGTAAATACGAAGAGTCATTCAAATTGCTATTTAATTGGAAAGCTCAGATGGAGATAACTTGTCCAGGAAGTATTGTAGAGATAGATGTGGAGAAAGTAGGCAAGAAAATGAGGTTTAAGAGGATATTTGTAGCTCTCAAACCATGTGTGGATGGGTTTATAGCTGGTTGTAGGCCATTCATTGGTGTAGATGCCTCAAGTCTAAATGGTAAGTACACAGGACAGTTGGCATCTGCTACAGGGGTTGATGGACATAACTGGTTATATTACATTGCTTATGGTATTTTTGACTGTGAAAATGAGGACAACTGGAAGTGGTTTATGCATCAGTTGAGAAGGGCTGTTGGGAGCCCAAAAGGACTAGTGATTTGTACTGATGCATGTAAGGGCTTGGAGAAAGCAGTTGGTGCAATCTTTCCTGAGGCTGAGTACAGAGAGTGCATGAGGCATTTATATTCCAACTTTATGAAGCACTACACAGGTGAagttttctcaaagcatctctatCCAGCAGCTAGAAGCTACACTGATGGGCTGTTCAAGTGGCACTTGAAGAAGATATATGAATTTGCTCCTGAAGCAATTAAGTACTTGCAAGACCACCACAATCGAATCTGGTACAGGGCTGGGTTCTCTGAGGACAGTAAATGTGATTATCTGACAAATAATGTGTCAGAGAGCTTCAACAGTCAGGTGAGAGACATGAAAGGGATGCTCATACATGAGTTAGTTGATGGGCTCAGGGAGATGATAATGGAGAAAAGGTATCTTAGGAGAAAGGTTGGTACAGAGATGGGTGAAGACATTTTGCCaagtgtcatcaaagagttgaACCTAATTAGCAAACACTTGAAGGTTGTCAAAGTTGCAGTAAGTGATGAGGATTTTGCTGAGGTTACCTTGGTTGATGATTGGAACAATACTAAAAGGCATACAGTGAACCTAGTCAATCATTGTTGTGGTTGCAGGCAATGGCAGGTCACAGGAAAACCCTGTAGACATGCACTTGCTTGGATCTTGTCCAATAGAGGCTTGGAAATCAAGGATTTTGTGCATGAATATTACTCTGTTGCCAAGTTCAAAGCAGCATATGCAGATAGAGTTCCACCCATGCCTGATAGGGCTGACTGGCCTGAGGTAGAGCTAGGATACAAACTGCACCCACCTTTGCAGAAGAGGGCAGCAGGCAGACCTAGAGTGGTCAGAATCAGAGGGAGTATGGAAGAAAGGGCAAACAAGAAGAAAGTGAAATGCAAAAGGTGCAAAGGCTTTGGGCACTTTGAGAAGACTTGCAAACTTGCTGAACCAACAGAAGATGACGATGGTGTTGATGAGGCCGCTACAATTGCATCACTTAAAAGGTACATTTCTCACTCATAATTTGCTTGTGAATGTAAATGGGCAAGGAATGATTAACTTATAGCCATTTGTTGTAGGGTCAGGGAAGAAGATGAAGGACCGAGCAAGACGCCAAAAaagaagaagcagaagaaaagtgcaaccaaacaagcgctgaagaagaagaagagtcctgtgaagaagaagaagactccTCTGaggaagaagctcaagaaggctgCAAGTGCTCCTGAAGCAAGAGTGGTGAGAAGCCTCGAGAGTTGGCTCGGCGTGGAGTAGATGACATATGTTGTCTGCACTTTTGTTGGTCTCAATGACCTAGTGTGTTGTTTGCAT from Sorghum bicolor cultivar BTx623 chromosome 3, Sorghum_bicolor_NCBIv3, whole genome shotgun sequence encodes the following:
- the LOC8054384 gene encoding uncharacterized protein LOC8054384, whose translation is MASQDWVSDRLKDWLKKNPSKRPKAAKEKVEGDYGIKLKYSKLYSGVQQALQHIHGKYEESFKLLFNWKAQMEITCPGSIVEIDVEKVGKKMRFKRIFVALKPCVDGFIAGCRPFIGVDASSLNGKYTGQLASATGVDGHNWLYYIAYGIFDCENEDNWKWFMHQLRRAVGSPKGLVICTDACKGLEKAVGAIFPEAEYRECMRHLYSNFMKHYTGEVFSKHLYPAARSYTDGLFKWHLKKIYEFAPEAIKYLQDHHNRIWYRAGFSEDSKCDYLTNNVSESFNSQVRDMKGMLIHELVDGLREMIMEKRYLRRKVGTEMGEDILPSVIKELNLISKHLKVVKVAVSDEDFAEVTLVDDWNNTKRHTVNLVNHCCGCRQWQVTGKPCRHALAWILSNRGLEIKDFVHEYYSVAKFKAAYADRVPPMPDRADWPEVELGYKLHPPLQKRAAGRPRVVRIRGSMEERANKKKVKCKRCKGFGHFEKTCKLAEPTEDDDGVDEAATIASLKRVREEDEGPSKTPKKKKQKKSATKQALKKKKSPVKKKKTPLRKKLKKAASAPEARVVRSLESWLGVE